From Prevotella melaninogenica, the proteins below share one genomic window:
- the tssD gene encoding type VI secretion system tube protein TssD: MSSFRATLELGGKEYDVLYSNYEFSRTTDKKGQPASSISGGRISVTIESTDDTSTIEAMLNSQFKPVEGKIVYKKSEEDAKMKEISFKNAYIVHYKETLDVNNEAPMTIAMTFSAENITVGNAELDNRWPRT, encoded by the coding sequence ATGAGTTCATTTAGAGCAACTTTGGAATTGGGTGGTAAGGAGTATGACGTACTCTATTCTAACTACGAGTTTAGCCGCACAACTGACAAGAAGGGTCAGCCTGCATCAAGCATCTCTGGCGGTCGAATCAGTGTAACCATCGAGTCTACTGATGACACTTCTACTATCGAGGCTATGCTTAACAGCCAGTTCAAGCCTGTTGAGGGTAAGATCGTTTACAAGAAGAGTGAAGAGGATGCTAAGATGAAGGAGATTTCTTTCAAGAATGCTTACATCGTTCACTACAAGGAGACACTCGACGTTAACAACGAGGCACCGATGACCATCGCTATGACTTTCTCTGCTGAGAATATCACCGTGGGCAATGCTGAGCTCGACAACCGTTGGCCTCGCACATAA
- a CDS encoding capsule assembly Wzi family protein produces MKKLFSTLVVLLMTSTMQAQYQEPVRRDTSKLQPLKGLEYKVEMQGSLSKGKTPLWLNANKYGLSSLETANGYLRGGIERPIATDEGQKFGLGYGLDVVVPINYTGKAVIQQAYVEGRWWHGTLTIGAKEQPMELKNNELSSGSQTLGINARPIPQVRLALPDYWTLPFANGWLHLKGHVAYGMMTDQKWQHDFTAKQSKYTDRALYHSKAGYLKVGNDEVFCPWSLEMGLEMVSIFGGTSYLPDGHGAMRTIENGKGLHAYWNAFLPGGADNGETTYQNVQGDQLGSWVIRFNYDGDWSGFSLYADKFFEDHSAMLQLDYDGYGEGNEWQEKKQRHYLIYDFKDWLLGFEYRYKPDNWLNTFVVEYLYSKYQSGPIYHDHTITVADHIGGKDNYYNHYILPGFQHWGQGIGNPLYRSPIYNEDGTIYFKDNRFVGLHVGLGGHPSEYFKWRFLGTWQEGLGTYEQPYMKKRHNVSLMGEATYTLQGQKLPTWMRGVDVRMGIGADFGSVLGGNNYGMQLTITKRGLLGKK; encoded by the coding sequence ATGAAGAAGTTATTTTCAACCTTGGTTGTCCTTTTGATGACATCAACGATGCAGGCTCAATATCAAGAACCGGTACGACGTGATACGTCAAAGTTGCAGCCATTAAAAGGCTTAGAATATAAGGTAGAGATGCAGGGGAGCCTATCAAAGGGCAAGACTCCACTCTGGCTCAATGCCAATAAGTATGGACTCAGTTCGCTGGAGACGGCGAACGGCTATCTGCGTGGGGGCATAGAACGTCCAATAGCGACAGATGAAGGGCAGAAGTTCGGCTTAGGCTATGGGTTAGATGTTGTCGTTCCTATCAATTATACAGGTAAGGCTGTTATCCAGCAGGCATACGTGGAAGGGCGATGGTGGCATGGAACACTGACCATTGGAGCCAAGGAACAGCCGATGGAACTGAAGAACAATGAGCTCAGTTCGGGTTCGCAGACATTGGGTATCAATGCTCGTCCTATTCCGCAGGTGCGTTTGGCATTGCCAGACTATTGGACACTACCCTTTGCAAATGGCTGGTTGCACCTAAAAGGACACGTCGCCTACGGAATGATGACCGACCAAAAGTGGCAACATGATTTCACCGCTAAGCAGTCGAAATATACCGACCGCGCGCTCTACCACTCAAAGGCAGGCTATCTGAAGGTGGGCAATGACGAGGTGTTCTGTCCGTGGTCGTTGGAGATGGGATTAGAGATGGTTAGTATTTTTGGCGGTACCTCTTATCTCCCTGATGGGCATGGCGCAATGAGAACCATAGAGAATGGCAAAGGCTTGCACGCTTATTGGAACGCCTTTCTCCCAGGTGGTGCCGACAATGGTGAGACAACTTATCAGAATGTGCAGGGCGACCAGTTGGGCAGTTGGGTGATACGTTTCAACTATGATGGCGACTGGAGTGGTTTTTCACTCTATGCCGATAAGTTCTTTGAGGACCATTCCGCCATGCTTCAGCTTGACTATGACGGTTATGGTGAGGGCAACGAGTGGCAAGAGAAGAAGCAACGTCACTACTTGATTTATGACTTCAAGGACTGGCTCTTAGGTTTTGAATATCGTTATAAACCAGATAATTGGTTGAACACTTTTGTTGTTGAATACCTTTATTCAAAGTATCAGAGTGGTCCGATTTACCATGATCACACCATCACGGTAGCCGATCATATCGGTGGAAAGGACAACTACTATAACCATTATATTCTTCCAGGTTTCCAACATTGGGGACAAGGCATTGGTAATCCGCTTTATCGTTCACCGATTTACAATGAAGATGGGACTATCTACTTTAAGGACAACCGTTTCGTGGGTCTCCATGTAGGTTTGGGTGGTCATCCTTCAGAGTATTTCAAGTGGCGCTTCCTCGGCACATGGCAGGAGGGATTGGGTACCTACGAACAGCCTTACATGAAGAAACGACACAACGTGAGTCTGATGGGAGAGGCAACTTATACACTGCAAGGACAGAAACTTCCGACGTGGATGAGAGGTGTTGATGTCCGAATGGGCATCGGAGCCGACTTCGGTTCAGTACTCGGTGGCAACAACTATGGTATGCAGTTGACCATTACGAAGCGTGGTTTGTTAGGAAAGAAATAG
- a CDS encoding type VI secretion system Vgr family protein, with product MSIPFNPITISVGKKSLSSFISLQIEQNIGQHHQFQMSVELETGSNRYVHNINSSKEWLGESIVVKAANTPIFVGVVTNVQLHREGSDFGCIIVSGYSATYRMETAHSCFSWNDRTIGDVVKKLCEQAKVQLELNPAFKETKDFICQYEESDFDFIRRLAHQYQEWMYFDGTKLIFGKPRKLADPIRLEYGTTLSSLDIGLQTLARSEQVFSYHSGADREMQRMTPDLAYGHDKLAGEAFRASLGMFSKPARQHALPRISNETELVNYMGRKQAAETAETHYITAESQVPTLRVGSVISLYSSFLKRVGDLSEESLGNFIIIEITHEVSQGSYYKNRFKAIPATIKALPSPKVRMPLAETQMATVLSNADPQGKGRVRVRMNWQTDGMQTGWVRVMTPDGGSSSDVKSNRGFVFIPEVGDQVLLGFRHGDPARPYVMGSLFNGTTGGGGLEGNHMKSLTTRSGHTIKLNDSLSSLGITIKDIKGNSIHIDSVGDDIIINAKRNITINAGETFTVNCKNANILAEESINMNAEQDITSVSGESTSIQAGESLTEIAADSYVLSANDANVQVTEEHNLQASTISETAEKINIDSTMEDLDLSSPKKVNIQSSEKVNLF from the coding sequence ATGTCAATTCCTTTCAACCCCATTACTATCAGCGTAGGAAAGAAGTCTCTTTCTTCTTTTATTTCTCTACAAATCGAACAAAACATAGGTCAACACCACCAATTCCAAATGTCTGTTGAATTGGAAACGGGTAGTAATAGATATGTACATAATATCAATAGCAGCAAGGAATGGCTCGGTGAAAGCATCGTTGTGAAGGCTGCAAATACTCCTATCTTCGTTGGTGTGGTGACAAATGTACAATTACACAGAGAAGGAAGTGACTTTGGATGTATCATCGTTTCTGGCTACTCTGCTACTTACAGAATGGAAACGGCACACAGCTGCTTCTCATGGAATGATAGAACCATTGGGGATGTAGTGAAAAAGCTGTGTGAACAAGCTAAGGTGCAATTAGAGTTGAATCCTGCATTCAAGGAAACCAAAGACTTTATCTGCCAGTATGAAGAGTCGGATTTCGACTTTATCCGTCGTCTTGCTCATCAGTATCAAGAGTGGATGTATTTCGATGGAACTAAACTAATCTTTGGTAAACCAAGGAAATTGGCTGACCCTATAAGATTAGAATATGGAACAACACTGTCTTCACTTGACATTGGTTTGCAGACCCTCGCACGCTCTGAGCAGGTGTTCTCTTATCACTCTGGTGCTGACCGTGAGATGCAACGTATGACGCCAGACTTGGCATATGGTCATGACAAACTTGCAGGTGAGGCTTTCCGTGCATCATTAGGTATGTTCTCAAAACCTGCAAGACAGCATGCGCTGCCACGTATCAGCAATGAGACGGAACTCGTTAACTACATGGGGCGTAAGCAGGCGGCAGAAACGGCTGAGACACATTATATCACAGCTGAGAGTCAGGTGCCAACCCTGCGTGTAGGTTCCGTTATAAGTCTCTACAGTTCATTCTTGAAACGGGTAGGAGACCTATCAGAAGAGAGCTTGGGTAACTTTATCATTATCGAGATAACCCACGAGGTGAGCCAAGGCAGCTACTACAAAAACCGCTTTAAGGCTATCCCTGCTACAATAAAGGCACTGCCAAGTCCAAAGGTGCGTATGCCATTAGCTGAAACACAGATGGCAACCGTGCTTAGCAATGCCGACCCACAGGGTAAGGGCCGTGTGCGTGTACGTATGAACTGGCAGACAGATGGTATGCAGACAGGTTGGGTGCGTGTGATGACACCTGATGGTGGTAGCAGTAGTGACGTAAAGAGCAACCGCGGATTTGTATTTATCCCAGAGGTAGGCGACCAAGTCCTCCTCGGCTTCCGACATGGTGACCCTGCAAGACCATACGTTATGGGTAGCCTGTTTAACGGAACAACAGGTGGTGGCGGTCTCGAAGGAAATCACATGAAGAGTCTCACAACTCGTAGTGGGCATACTATAAAGTTGAACGATTCACTATCGTCACTTGGAATTACCATTAAAGACATAAAGGGCAATTCCATTCATATTGACTCTGTTGGAGATGACATCATCATCAATGCAAAGCGAAATATTACTATCAATGCAGGAGAGACTTTTACCGTGAACTGCAAGAATGCCAATATCCTTGCGGAGGAATCCATCAATATGAATGCGGAGCAGGATATTACCAGTGTCTCTGGAGAAAGTACGTCTATACAAGCAGGTGAATCCCTCACAGAGATAGCAGCAGACAGTTATGTCCTATCTGCTAATGATGCTAATGTACAGGTCACAGAAGAACATAATCTTCAGGCATCTACAATATCGGAGACAGCAGAGAAAATCAACATTGACAGTACGATGGAGGACCTCGACCTTTCTTCTCCAAAGAAAGTTAATATCCAGAGTTCTGAAAAAGTAAACTTGTTCTAA
- a CDS encoding glycosyltransferase family 2 protein — protein sequence MKISIITVTFNSEKTLQDTLDSVLQQDYRNIEHIIIDGGSTDSTVDIIRAYASKTTSHSVKWVSEKDRGIYDAMNKGIAMATGEVIGILNSDDYFTSYDIVSKLARPFEDEALEAVYGDIHFIHDGEPDKVTRYYSSKIFSPFWVRFGFMPAHPSLYVRREVYQKIGPYKLDYKIGADFEIVVRMFCVHKIKSKYLNLDFVTMRNGGASTNGFHSHRLLLQEDTRACRENGVYSNQFLIALKYLYKLFEFRI from the coding sequence ATGAAAATATCTATTATTACAGTAACTTTTAATAGTGAGAAAACGCTGCAAGACACCTTAGATTCTGTCTTGCAGCAGGATTATCGGAATATTGAACACATTATAATAGATGGTGGTTCGACGGACTCAACGGTAGATATTATACGAGCATACGCCTCAAAGACGACCTCTCATTCTGTGAAATGGGTATCTGAGAAAGATCGGGGTATATATGATGCAATGAATAAAGGGATAGCAATGGCTACGGGAGAGGTTATTGGAATCCTTAATTCTGATGATTATTTTACGTCGTACGATATAGTTTCTAAGTTAGCAAGACCATTCGAAGATGAGGCTTTAGAAGCTGTGTATGGTGACATACATTTCATTCATGACGGTGAACCTGATAAGGTTACGCGCTATTACTCATCTAAAATTTTCTCCCCTTTCTGGGTTCGTTTTGGTTTTATGCCAGCCCATCCCTCATTGTATGTACGGCGTGAGGTCTATCAAAAGATAGGTCCTTACAAACTTGATTATAAGATAGGTGCCGACTTCGAGATAGTTGTTCGCATGTTTTGTGTTCATAAGATTAAGTCGAAATATCTTAATCTTGATTTTGTTACAATGCGCAATGGCGGTGCAAGTACGAATGGATTTCATAGCCACCGCTTACTTTTGCAGGAAGATACTCGTGCCTGTCGGGAGAATGGAGTATATAGTAATCAATTCCTGATAGCGCTCAAATACCTCTATAAACTCTTTGAGTTTAGGATATAG
- the wecB gene encoding non-hydrolyzing UDP-N-acetylglucosamine 2-epimerase, whose product MKKILLTFGTRPEAIKMAPLILELNKHRDKVKTIVCVTGQHREMLDQVLSIFKIKSDYDLNIMKKGQDLYDITSKVLLGLRDILNETQPDIVLVHGDTTTSMAAALAAYYQQIPVGHIEAGLRTYNIYSPWPEEINRQLIGRISNYNFSPTSTSSVNLINEGVDEKSIHITGNTVIDSLYWVVNKIKSDRQLNVKLKEEIKTFGYNIDRLQSNRRMVLITGHRRENLGNGFIHIAQAIQELSSQFPNVDFVYPMHLNPNVRKSIYEVLGNDLSHFSNMFFIEPLEYLSFIYVMEKADIVLTDSGGIQEEAPSLKKPVLVMRDTTERPEAVEAGTVILVGTDKEKIVNNVRQLLTDSTHYQQMAKAINPYGDGKACERIVEILLNI is encoded by the coding sequence ATGAAGAAAATACTTTTGACTTTTGGAACTCGCCCAGAAGCTATAAAAATGGCACCACTTATCCTTGAATTGAATAAACATCGAGATAAAGTTAAGACAATAGTTTGTGTTACTGGCCAACATCGTGAAATGCTTGATCAGGTTTTGTCTATCTTTAAAATAAAATCTGATTATGATTTAAATATCATGAAAAAAGGTCAAGACTTATATGATATTACAAGTAAAGTATTATTAGGGTTACGAGATATTTTGAATGAAACACAACCAGATATTGTGTTAGTTCATGGAGATACCACCACTTCTATGGCTGCAGCCTTAGCTGCATATTATCAACAAATACCAGTTGGACATATTGAAGCAGGATTGCGCACATATAATATATATAGTCCTTGGCCTGAAGAAATCAATCGTCAGTTAATAGGGAGAATTTCAAACTATAACTTCTCCCCTACTTCTACAAGTTCGGTTAATTTGATTAACGAAGGAGTTGATGAAAAGTCAATCCATATTACAGGAAATACTGTAATTGATAGTTTGTATTGGGTCGTTAATAAAATAAAGTCTGATAGGCAGTTAAATGTAAAACTGAAAGAAGAAATAAAAACATTTGGTTACAATATTGACAGACTACAAAGCAACAGACGTATGGTTCTAATAACCGGCCATAGACGCGAAAATCTTGGCAATGGATTTATACATATTGCACAAGCTATTCAAGAGCTTTCATCTCAATTCCCTAATGTAGATTTTGTATACCCAATGCACCTTAATCCTAATGTGCGCAAATCTATTTATGAAGTTTTGGGTAATGACTTGTCTCACTTCTCCAATATGTTCTTTATAGAACCATTAGAATATCTTAGCTTCATCTATGTGATGGAAAAAGCTGATATTGTTTTAACAGATAGTGGAGGAATACAAGAGGAGGCACCCAGCCTTAAAAAACCTGTCTTAGTAATGAGAGATACTACCGAACGCCCTGAAGCTGTTGAAGCAGGAACCGTTATTCTTGTTGGGACTGATAAAGAAAAAATTGTTAACAATGTTAGACAATTACTTACCGACAGCACTCATTACCAACAAATGGCAAAAGCCATTAATCCGTATGGAGATGGAAAAGCCTGTGAAAGAATTGTTGAAATCCTATTAAATATATAA
- a CDS encoding lipocalin-like domain-containing protein: protein MKRIKILSFVLPLLTLLFSSCTLETDNDAGRMEGMWHLVKIESMTSAANEDLSEQVIFWSFQAKLLQMEDKTGQHYSYLYRFRIDNDQLTLTSPYQFDRENGDRPLTAYESTLGLYGIKNLTPVFRIEKIDRRKMILNDEAVRLYFDKF, encoded by the coding sequence ATGAAAAGAATAAAGATATTATCCTTTGTCTTGCCCCTACTGACACTCCTCTTCTCCTCTTGTACGTTGGAAACGGACAATGATGCAGGCAGAATGGAGGGAATGTGGCATCTTGTGAAGATCGAATCAATGACATCCGCTGCAAATGAAGACTTGAGTGAGCAGGTAATCTTCTGGTCTTTTCAAGCAAAACTCTTACAAATGGAGGATAAGACAGGACAGCATTATAGCTATCTCTATCGTTTCCGAATTGATAATGACCAACTGACGTTGACTTCTCCTTATCAGTTTGACCGTGAGAATGGTGACCGACCACTAACAGCTTATGAGTCAACATTAGGCTTATATGGTATTAAAAATCTTACCCCAGTGTTCCGAATTGAGAAGATAGACAGACGAAAGATGATATTGAATGATGAGGCAGTAAGGCTCTACTTTGATAAATTCTAA
- a CDS encoding PAAR-like protein, whose translation METGKNTSADRNRKQTGNSEEIVADSAICTCDKGSKPGTFRVTSQQKIYCNGARKLVATDQDKDIKSLNFGSCAAKNNGPCSPNIVWSNTYNKIAIKGKMYPLTVKSSGTCKAGGGRINIQTSGQQVVVKPSSSPRKANSTAHKSPIFTEEDWKHLPQEDEKSQNKRVPAAVQVNNVLVNGKREITITPYDQEELLFTTSLTAGSMRGTGVKWDVCHGNRVIAKGLTEAPARTYFTKEGTYSVYAYVHKPGSPKGKGMVKITVSYPKFKSLEWKDENGKPVTYIGLRNKVFAHVSLPGCKGISVNCRFYYNGYEGKTYLSALTPIPLSAAGKVKIALSLSSDQLKKIIEDRKRFSNGQKIRIYLELSSRHWIENLTKTSQHPILFNDKIEFRSLIIYKDSDCKEKLQGGIADSGSMVYVRVSTANMETGKIRLDVYKHETGNQEEKSSKPSPIYSTNSPVNSTGVYKFSLTLATPPYKEGTAYKVVVSWLFSSNQSSNGNVNNNTGRQTSKETKQYILKGKEVLFSVKRHIPTPKIEPSKANVNRTEPEKDGCPRCSAPITAEQLKEVFPKTSETTRMKIAEAYNKHMKYFKMDTCWNKAHFFAQAKIEVGDSFNIKTESFNYSARRMKGRDNVNGKHWVQGNTQTRQGGYFTDGESKKSPYSYMVSHPDLAEKYGRKDLYRYNDQGIQAANEEMIANVVYDDKNCSQKRKLGNTQVGDGWRFRGRGMIQITGREAYTHANKYTEELLHKNIINSDNNASLVGNDIEVAMVTCMAFWSKEKGLSTRSNGQKDVDIISRRIGNKVGSKKETNYDLKRNSFNNITSKLFRVSDCIIKLKKDNSSSTQEDKDLKIEQGIRWLESICIPLEQVGKMKYKVPYVQDDNRIQENGAKTMDCSELVGRYAAKIEWCKKPMGWTTYKMTEYAEENPKWLIKHNDPNYIPKRGDIFLWYGKRVDKKGVSHYSGHTGVVINYNSESDIVTTIEAIQSSIKNEKALNERGEKYKENENKKLAGTIKMHFFRKGFHLIGHNPVRCYFYTFAVHYSKK comes from the coding sequence ATGGAAACAGGCAAAAATACTTCAGCAGATCGTAATCGTAAACAGACTGGGAACAGTGAGGAGATTGTTGCAGATAGTGCAATCTGTACATGTGACAAAGGTTCCAAACCAGGAACTTTCCGTGTTACCAGCCAGCAGAAGATTTACTGTAACGGTGCAAGAAAACTTGTTGCTACAGATCAAGACAAGGATATAAAGTCCTTAAATTTTGGAAGCTGTGCAGCAAAGAATAATGGTCCTTGTTCTCCGAATATCGTTTGGAGTAACACGTATAATAAGATTGCCATAAAGGGTAAGATGTATCCCCTAACGGTCAAGAGTTCTGGTACTTGTAAAGCTGGAGGTGGTAGAATTAATATCCAGACATCTGGCCAACAGGTTGTAGTAAAGCCTTCTTCTTCACCACGTAAGGCAAACAGTACGGCACATAAGAGCCCGATCTTTACAGAAGAAGATTGGAAGCATTTGCCGCAGGAGGACGAGAAGAGTCAGAACAAACGTGTTCCGGCAGCGGTACAGGTAAACAATGTTCTTGTAAATGGTAAGAGGGAGATAACCATAACCCCCTACGACCAAGAAGAACTCCTATTCACTACGTCACTTACGGCAGGAAGTATGCGGGGGACTGGTGTCAAGTGGGATGTCTGTCATGGCAATCGTGTGATTGCAAAAGGGTTGACAGAAGCTCCTGCACGTACCTATTTTACTAAAGAAGGTACGTACTCTGTATATGCTTATGTTCATAAACCAGGCTCACCCAAAGGCAAAGGTATGGTTAAGATAACCGTATCCTATCCCAAGTTCAAAAGTTTAGAATGGAAGGACGAGAATGGCAAACCTGTTACTTACATAGGGTTGCGTAATAAAGTGTTTGCACATGTATCTTTGCCGGGCTGTAAAGGTATATCTGTCAATTGCCGCTTTTATTATAATGGATATGAGGGAAAAACATATCTATCCGCCCTTACTCCAATACCCTTGTCTGCTGCAGGAAAAGTAAAGATAGCCCTTTCCCTTTCAAGCGACCAGTTAAAGAAAATAATAGAAGACCGTAAGCGTTTCAGCAATGGGCAGAAAATAAGGATATATCTGGAACTGAGTTCTCGACATTGGATAGAAAACCTGACAAAGACTTCACAGCACCCTATCCTATTCAATGACAAAATAGAGTTCCGCAGCCTGATCATTTATAAAGATTCTGACTGCAAAGAAAAACTGCAGGGTGGTATTGCTGACAGCGGGAGTATGGTATACGTGCGTGTTTCTACCGCCAATATGGAAACCGGAAAGATACGTCTGGATGTATATAAGCACGAAACAGGTAACCAAGAAGAGAAAAGTTCCAAACCATCACCTATATATAGTACCAATAGCCCTGTCAATAGTACGGGTGTCTATAAGTTCTCCTTAACGTTGGCAACGCCTCCGTACAAGGAAGGTACAGCCTACAAGGTTGTTGTCTCATGGCTTTTCAGTAGTAATCAATCCTCCAACGGAAATGTAAATAATAATACTGGCAGACAGACCTCAAAGGAAACCAAACAATACATACTTAAAGGGAAGGAAGTTCTTTTCTCTGTCAAGCGGCATATCCCCACGCCAAAGATAGAACCCAGCAAGGCGAATGTTAATCGTACAGAGCCTGAAAAGGATGGATGTCCACGCTGTAGTGCTCCAATTACAGCAGAGCAGCTTAAAGAGGTTTTCCCAAAAACTTCAGAAACAACACGTATGAAAATTGCTGAAGCTTATAATAAGCACATGAAGTATTTTAAGATGGACACCTGTTGGAATAAAGCACATTTCTTTGCACAGGCGAAGATAGAAGTGGGAGATTCTTTCAATATTAAGACCGAAAGTTTCAACTACTCCGCAAGACGTATGAAAGGGAGAGACAACGTTAATGGTAAACACTGGGTACAAGGTAATACTCAAACAAGGCAGGGTGGTTATTTTACAGATGGTGAATCAAAAAAATCACCATATTCTTATATGGTAAGTCATCCAGATTTAGCAGAAAAATATGGTCGTAAGGACTTGTATAGATATAATGACCAAGGTATTCAGGCTGCAAATGAAGAGATGATAGCCAATGTTGTATATGATGACAAAAATTGCTCACAGAAAAGAAAATTAGGTAATACTCAAGTTGGAGATGGCTGGCGCTTTAGAGGGAGAGGAATGATACAGATTACTGGTCGTGAAGCCTACACTCACGCAAATAAATATACAGAAGAACTTTTACATAAAAATATTATAAACTCAGACAATAATGCTAGTCTTGTAGGGAATGATATAGAAGTTGCAATGGTAACCTGCATGGCATTTTGGTCAAAGGAAAAAGGATTGTCTACAAGATCTAATGGACAAAAAGATGTGGATATTATTTCTAGGAGAATAGGAAATAAAGTTGGCTCAAAAAAAGAGACAAATTATGATTTAAAAAGGAATAGTTTCAACAACATTACATCTAAGTTGTTTAGAGTAAGTGATTGCATCATCAAATTGAAGAAAGATAATTCTTCATCTACTCAAGAAGATAAGGATCTAAAAATAGAACAAGGCATCAGATGGCTGGAAAGTATCTGTATACCTTTAGAACAGGTAGGTAAGATGAAGTATAAAGTCCCATATGTTCAAGATGATAATCGTATTCAGGAAAATGGTGCAAAAACAATGGACTGCTCAGAACTAGTAGGACGTTATGCTGCAAAAATAGAATGGTGTAAGAAACCTATGGGTTGGACAACATACAAAATGACTGAATATGCAGAGGAAAATCCTAAATGGCTTATAAAACATAATGACCCCAACTATATTCCTAAAAGAGGGGATATTTTCTTGTGGTATGGAAAGCGAGTAGATAAAAAAGGAGTATCGCACTATAGTGGACACACAGGAGTTGTGATAAATTATAATTCTGAAAGTGATATTGTTACAACAATAGAAGCTATCCAGTCATCTATTAAAAATGAGAAAGCTTTAAATGAAAGAGGAGAAAAATATAAAGAAAATGAGAATAAGAAATTAGCAGGAACCATTAAAATGCATTTCTTTAGAAAAGGATTCCATTTGATAGGGCATAATCCGGTTCGATGTTATTTTTATACTTTTGCAGTACATTATTCAAAGAAATAA
- a CDS encoding MraY family glycosyltransferase: protein MSTYTLISLFAFAMSAVCGFIMIPQILSFCKKRKLYDTPDARKIHKNAVPRLGGVSFMPSMLIATVVALLAWIYTSKGNKIGVSPWSIFFGVGITVIYITGVLDDIFGVRARVKLLMQIVVASLLPMSYLYINNLYGFLGIYEIPAIIGMVLTIGVLVFIMNSINLIDGIDGLSASLTLIALCGLFYIFQREQIWVYCILIAGLMGVLIPFLYHNIWGKQEKNQKIFMGDSGSLTLGYILGVLLIKFCMYNPHVMPYQKGATLLSVTLLLVPTFDVFRVIIVRILHRKPLFRADKNHIHHKLMRAGMTQHQALISIIALSLIFIIINLSLFNQLLVTWIIAIDIIIYTTFHYTLDIFIRRKGGLPFTE, encoded by the coding sequence ATGTCGACATATACTTTAATCAGTCTTTTTGCATTTGCCATGAGTGCTGTTTGTGGATTCATTATGATTCCACAGATTCTTTCGTTTTGTAAAAAGAGAAAATTATATGACACACCAGATGCCAGAAAAATACACAAGAATGCTGTTCCTCGCTTAGGGGGTGTATCGTTTATGCCCAGTATGCTGATTGCTACGGTCGTAGCACTATTGGCGTGGATTTATACAAGCAAAGGCAATAAAATTGGGGTCAGCCCATGGAGTATCTTCTTTGGCGTGGGTATCACCGTTATCTATATCACAGGAGTTCTTGACGACATCTTCGGTGTGAGAGCAAGGGTAAAACTACTCATGCAGATTGTCGTTGCCAGTCTGCTCCCGATGTCCTATCTTTACATCAACAACCTCTATGGATTCTTAGGTATCTATGAGATTCCTGCTATTATAGGAATGGTATTAACCATTGGCGTACTGGTATTTATCATGAATTCCATCAACTTGATAGATGGTATTGACGGACTCTCTGCAAGCCTTACACTCATTGCGTTATGCGGTCTTTTCTATATCTTCCAACGTGAACAAATATGGGTCTACTGCATTCTTATTGCAGGCCTGATGGGTGTATTGATTCCTTTCCTTTACCATAACATCTGGGGAAAACAGGAAAAGAACCAAAAGATATTCATGGGCGACTCTGGTAGTCTGACACTTGGCTATATCCTTGGCGTACTACTGATTAAGTTCTGTATGTATAACCCACATGTCATGCCTTACCAAAAGGGTGCAACCCTTCTTTCCGTAACCTTACTCCTCGTACCGACCTTCGATGTATTCAGAGTTATCATCGTACGAATCCTACACCGCAAACCGCTTTTCAGAGCGGATAAAAACCATATCCACCATAAGCTGATGCGTGCAGGAATGACACAGCATCAGGCTTTGATAAGTATCATTGCACTGTCGCTTATCTTTATCATCATCAACCTTTCTCTCTTCAATCAACTTCTTGTGACATGGATTATTGCAATAGATATTATCATCTATACTACCTTCCACTATACACTCGACATCTTTATAAGAAGAAAGGGCGGACTTCCTTTCACAGAATAA